A genomic region of Metopolophium dirhodum isolate CAU chromosome 1, ASM1992520v1, whole genome shotgun sequence contains the following coding sequences:
- the LOC132934311 gene encoding uncharacterized protein LOC132934311, translating into MINLPVDNITDLMLKLMPTVDEVFYACYWRGTSFNCTNILRLQRTEEGFCYSFNSKTSERMINDSEYNPPIAKPNGSLMPLRNNVAGKMTGLELIMKSLITEYFPNDKRSKGYNVRE; encoded by the exons ATGATCAACTTACCAGTAGACAATATCACTGATCTCATGTTGAAA CTTATGCCGACTGTCGACGAGGTGTTCTATGCGTGCTATTGGAGAGGCACTAGTTtcaattgtacaaatatattacgATTGCAACGAACCGAAGAAGGATTTTGTTATTCGTTCAACAGCAAGACGTCAGAAAGGATGATaaa TGACAGCGAATACAACCCGCCAATCGCCAAACCAAACGGAAGCCTCATGCCACTTAGAAACAACGTTGCGGGCAAGATGACAGGCCTCGAGTTGATCATGAAGAGTTTGATCACTGAATACTTCCCGAACGACAAGCGGTCCAAAGGGTACAATGTACGGGAGTAG